The proteins below come from a single Mesobacillus jeotgali genomic window:
- a CDS encoding DUF2716 domain-containing protein → MNNWIELTQSEEDKVWKQVHTKFLFKPSISAFPSFYVPNPFSTYDISRYLNGSLDLEELDFNYKDLEEKAISAFQKVTNNGEYFYSLDWQHPGYWVNPFLEFPKDEFNEWIIPIVPDGDYNFFIQEDFQWGFLGHPWEGSITIFGKELIEAFEKDRPEMFNTILRKG, encoded by the coding sequence ATAAATAATTGGATTGAACTTACACAATCTGAAGAAGATAAAGTATGGAAACAGGTACATACAAAGTTTCTATTCAAACCAAGCATCTCTGCTTTTCCGTCATTTTATGTTCCAAATCCATTTAGCACTTATGATATTTCAAGATACTTAAATGGGTCACTTGATTTAGAGGAATTAGATTTCAATTATAAAGATCTTGAAGAAAAAGCAATATCAGCTTTTCAAAAAGTAACTAACAATGGTGAGTATTTTTATTCCTTAGATTGGCAGCATCCTGGTTATTGGGTTAATCCCTTCTTAGAGTTCCCAAAAGACGAATTTAATGAGTGGATAATTCCTATTGTCCCAGATGGTGATTATAACTTCTTTATTCAAGAAGATTTCCAATGGGGATTTTTAGGTCATCCCTGGGAAGGATCAATTACTATATTCGGTAAGGAACTAATAGAAGCCTTTGAAAAGGACAGACCTGAAATGTTTAATACTATTTTAAGAAAAGGGTGA
- a CDS encoding IS110 family transposase: MNYNQNDKIAQITSQTLIIGVDIAKFKHVARAQDYRGMEFGSPCFFDNTKQGFQLFLDWILQLKKEQEMEQVIVGMEPTGHYWLNLAHVLKEHKIKFVAVNPLHVKKSKELDDNSPTKNDVKDARVIAQLVKDGRYAEPTIPQGVFAELRVAKKIRDLLTDDLQTVQGQIHNWIDRYFPEFLTVFKSWEGKAALQFLRLEALPHELISYSDQDLLIHLRKAVTRSVGLNKIQELKRAATESIGLRQGAAMAKLELTTLLDKYDLIQMKFEELDSKIDNLIEHIPGVQQMLAIKGVGRDTVAGFFAEVGDLQDYSHPRQIIKLAGLSLKENTSGKHKGQTKITKRGRKKLRALLFRVCMIMVAKNQAFKALHTYYTQRPDNPLKKMQSLIALCNKLIRIFFAIGKKQFEFSEERMLKDIPHMREQIGARLAA; this comes from the coding sequence ATGAATTATAACCAAAATGATAAAATTGCTCAAATTACTTCTCAGACTTTAATTATAGGTGTTGATATTGCGAAGTTCAAACATGTCGCACGCGCGCAGGACTATAGAGGTATGGAGTTTGGGTCACCCTGCTTTTTTGATAATACCAAGCAAGGATTTCAACTTTTCCTCGACTGGATCCTTCAACTTAAAAAAGAACAAGAGATGGAACAAGTGATTGTAGGCATGGAGCCAACCGGTCATTATTGGTTAAACCTAGCTCACGTTCTGAAAGAACATAAGATAAAGTTTGTAGCTGTTAATCCGTTACATGTAAAGAAAAGCAAGGAACTCGACGACAATTCACCGACAAAAAACGATGTGAAAGATGCCAGAGTCATTGCACAGCTTGTCAAGGATGGTAGATACGCCGAACCTACGATTCCACAAGGGGTTTTTGCAGAACTCAGGGTGGCGAAAAAAATTCGTGATCTACTGACTGATGACCTTCAAACCGTGCAGGGGCAGATTCACAACTGGATCGACCGATATTTTCCCGAGTTCTTGACGGTTTTTAAAAGCTGGGAAGGGAAAGCAGCCCTGCAATTTTTAAGGCTGGAAGCCTTACCACACGAACTAATTAGCTATTCTGATCAGGATTTACTGATTCATCTAAGGAAAGCAGTTACACGAAGTGTGGGACTGAACAAGATACAAGAGTTGAAGCGTGCAGCGACAGAATCAATCGGGCTTCGCCAAGGCGCAGCTATGGCGAAACTTGAGTTGACTACATTGCTAGATAAGTATGATTTAATCCAAATGAAATTTGAAGAATTAGATTCAAAGATAGATAACCTGATTGAACATATCCCTGGTGTCCAGCAAATGTTGGCGATTAAGGGTGTAGGAAGAGATACTGTTGCCGGCTTCTTTGCCGAAGTGGGAGATCTACAAGATTACTCCCACCCAAGACAAATCATCAAACTGGCAGGTTTGAGCTTGAAGGAAAACACTTCTGGCAAGCATAAGGGACAAACCAAGATAACCAAAAGAGGCAGGAAGAAGCTGAGGGCACTCCTGTTCAGGGTGTGTATGATTATGGTCGCCAAGAACCAAGCATTCAAGGCTTTGCATACCTACTATACCCAGCGTCCCGATAATCCGTTAAAGAAGATGCAGTCCCTAATCGCCTTGTGCAATAAATTGATTCGTATTTTCTTTGCCATAGGCAAAAAGCAATTTGAGTTCAGTGAAGAAAGAATGTTAAAGGATATACCTCATATGAGAGAACAAATTGGAGCTAGATTGGCCGCTTAA
- a CDS encoding IS110 family transposase: protein MNYNQNKKIAQITSQTLIIGVDIAKFKHVARAQDFRGIEFGSPCQFENTKEGIEHFLKWISEIKKEQRMEKVMVGMEPTGHYWFNLAHILKDNGIKFVAVNPLHVKKSKELDDNSPTKNDVKDAKVIAQLVKDGRYAEPTIPQGVYAELRVAKKIRDLLTEDLQTVQGQVHNWIDRYFPEFLKVFKKWEGKAALQFLKLYALPHEIAVFTEEELLVHLRKSVSRSVGLNKIRELKQAASKSIGLRQGAEMARLELKTILAKYELIQLQFGELDARLDGLLNDIPGVQQMLAIKGVGRDTIAGFFAEVGDLGEYNHPRQIIKLAGLSLKENTSGKHKGKTTITKRGRKKLRALLFRVCMILVAKNTAFKALHAYYTQRPDNPLKKMQSLIALCNKLIRILFSIGKKQFEFNEEKMLKDIPHLALAQKTEMAA, encoded by the coding sequence ATGAATTATAACCAGAATAAGAAGATTGCTCAAATAACTTCTCAGACTCTTATTATAGGAGTCGATATTGCCAAATTCAAGCATGTGGCACGGGCTCAAGATTTTAGGGGAATAGAGTTTGGATCTCCATGTCAATTTGAAAATACTAAAGAAGGAATTGAGCATTTTCTTAAATGGATTTCGGAAATTAAAAAAGAACAGCGTATGGAAAAAGTGATGGTTGGCATGGAGCCGACAGGCCATTATTGGTTTAACTTGGCCCATATTTTAAAAGATAACGGGATTAAATTTGTCGCTGTAAACCCCTTGCACGTCAAGAAAAGCAAGGAGTTGGATGATAACTCACCTACGAAGAATGATGTGAAAGATGCCAAGGTCATAGCTCAGCTGGTCAAGGACGGAAGATACGCAGAACCTACGATACCGCAAGGTGTTTATGCAGAACTCCGGGTGGCAAAGAAAATTCGCGATCTTTTAACTGAAGACCTACAAACGGTCCAAGGACAGGTACACAACTGGATTGACCGGTATTTTCCGGAATTCCTCAAGGTATTTAAGAAATGGGAAGGTAAGGCTGCTTTACAATTCTTAAAGCTCTATGCCTTGCCACATGAAATAGCTGTATTCACCGAAGAAGAACTACTCGTTCATTTGAGAAAATCCGTATCACGGAGTGTTGGATTAAACAAGATTCGCGAGTTAAAACAGGCAGCCAGTAAGTCCATCGGACTTCGACAAGGTGCTGAAATGGCCAGGCTTGAGCTAAAAACCATTCTGGCTAAGTATGAATTAATCCAGTTACAATTCGGAGAATTGGATGCAAGACTTGACGGTCTGCTTAATGATATTCCAGGTGTACAACAAATGTTAGCGATAAAAGGTGTGGGCAGGGATACAATTGCCGGCTTCTTCGCTGAAGTAGGAGATTTAGGCGAATATAATCATCCCAGGCAAATTATCAAGCTGGCCGGTTTAAGCTTGAAAGAAAATACATCGGGTAAGCACAAAGGAAAAACGACCATTACAAAAAGGGGCCGTAAGAAGCTAAGGGCCCTGTTATTCAGGGTTTGTATGATTCTTGTCGCCAAAAATACGGCATTTAAGGCGTTACATGCGTACTATACTCAACGTCCGGATAATCCATTAAAGAAGATGCAGTCCCTGATCGCTTTGTGTAATAAACTAATCCGGATCCTCTTTAGTATTGGTAAAAAGCAATTTGAGTTTAATGAAGAAAAGATGTTAAAGGACATCCCTCATTTGGCACTAGCCCAGAAGACGGAAATGGCAGCGTAA
- a CDS encoding YesK family protein: MMILGPFLIALIPGIILMVVTWWFGKKGYPLFVRMLPGTLLSISAVIIFYISFVSIRGFEGVAYGILSFFLIIFAFISFFIGKKVTAHHN; this comes from the coding sequence ATGATGATTTTAGGACCATTCCTAATTGCTCTTATACCAGGTATTATTCTAATGGTGGTTACTTGGTGGTTTGGAAAGAAAGGTTATCCGTTGTTTGTCAGAATGTTGCCAGGAACCCTATTAAGTATATCTGCTGTTATTATCTTTTATATTAGTTTTGTTTCCATTAGGGGATTTGAAGGTGTAGCCTATGGCATTCTTAGTTTCTTTTTAATTATTTTTGCCTTTATATCTTTCTTTATCGGAAAAAAGGTTACTGCACACCATAATTGA